The Dethiosulfovibrio peptidovorans DSM 11002 nucleotide sequence GTCATTTCCTAGTCAACGAGGGGGGGCAGCTGGTCAATCCAGACGGATATCTTCTCGTGGGAGACGGAGGACCTATCGACGTAGGGGAAGCCGCTGCCGTATCTTTTACCGACGACGGACAGGTGATCGCAGATGGGATCGCTGTGGCTCAGATAGACATAGTGGGATTCGAGTCGCCTACCGCCCTCAGGCAGATGGGCAAAAACCTTTTGGCAGAGACGGAGGACTCCGGGGCTCCTGCTCCCGTCGAAGTTCCTCAGGTGGCGGTGGGGGTACTGGAGCGTTCAAACGTCAACGTCGTCGAGGAGATGGTCCGCCTGATAGAGGCACAGAGAGCCTACGAAGCCGCGTCTAAGGGAATCCAGACTTCCGACGATATGACCGGACAGCTCATAACGTCCTTGGCTAAGCCTTAAGGAGGATAAACAATGATAAGATCTCTTTGGACCGGCGCTACAGGAATGGTAGCCCAACAGACCAATCTAGACGTTACCTCCAACAATCTAGCCAACGTCAACACCGTGGGCTATAAGAAGGTAAGGACCAACTTCGCCGACCTTCTATACCAGATAAACCGCGAACCGGGTTCTCCCGTAGAGGGGGGGACTACGGTACCCACTGGAATACAGGTCGGACTGGGAGCCAGGGTCAACGGAACCTCCAGGATAACCACCCCCGGCAGCTACGAGGTTACCGATGCACCTTTAAACGTCGCCATAGAGGGCAACGCTTACTTTCAGGTCGTCCTCCCCAACGGGGATATAGCCTATTC carries:
- a CDS encoding flagellar hook-basal body protein, which encodes MHKGIYAGVSAMMVQQGVTDCAANNLANVDTAGFRARKPIAKSFPEVLMERVDPAKGQGEIPPWPWRSHPIGNASMNQVLSETYMSTDEGNLQVTDSPMDVALTDEEGFFVLQDGEGNQFYSRSGHFLVNEGGQLVNPDGYLLVGDGGPIDVGEAAAVSFTDDGQVIADGIAVAQIDIVGFESPTALRQMGKNLLAETEDSGAPAPVEVPQVAVGVLERSNVNVVEEMVRLIEAQRAYEAASKGIQTSDDMTGQLITSLAKP